In Heliangelus exortis chromosome Z, bHelExo1.hap1, whole genome shotgun sequence, a genomic segment contains:
- the LOC139790351 gene encoding transducin-like enhancer protein 1 isoform X10, giving the protein MQRHYVMYYEMSYGLNIEMHKQQQQLQAQHLSHGHGPPVPLTPHPSGLQPPGIPPLGSSAGLLALSSALGGQSHLAIKDDKKHHDAEHHRDREPGTSNSLLVPDSLRSTDKRRNGPEYTNDIKKRKVDDKDSSHYDSDGDKSDDNLVVDVSNEDPSSPRASPTHSPRENGIEKARLLKKDASSSPASTASSGSSTSLKSKEISLHEKASTPVLKSSTPTPRSDVPTPGTSATPGLRPGLGKPPTMDPLVNQAAAGLRTPLAVPGPYPAPFGMVPHAGMNGELTSPGAAYASLHNMSPQMSAAAAAAAVVAYGRSPMVGFDPPPHMRVPGIPPNLAGIPGGKPAYSFHVTADGQMQPVPFPPDALIGPGIPRHARQINTLNHGEVVCAVTISNPTRHVYTGGKGCVKVWDISHPGNKSPVSQLDCLNRDNYIRSCKLLPDGCTLIVGGEASTLSIWDLAAPTPRIKAELTSSAPACYALAISPDSKVCFSCCSDGNIAVWDLHNQTLVRQFQGHTDGASCIDISNDGTKLWTGGLDNTVRSWDLREGRQLQQHDFTSQIFSLGYCPTGEWLAVGMESSNVEVLHVNKPDKYQLHLHESCVLSLKFAYCGKWFVSTGKDNLLNAWRTPYGASIFQSKESSSVLSCDISVDDKYIVTGSGDKKATVYEVIY; this is encoded by the exons CAGCAGCAGTTGCAGGCTCAACATCTCTCCCATGGCCATGGACCTCCAGTGCCTCTAACACCACATCCATCAGGACTTCAGCCTCCGGGAATCCCTCCACTCGGAAGCAGTGCTGGCCTTCTTGCCCTTTCTAGTGCTTTGGGTGGGCAGTCTCACTTGGCAATAAAAGATGACAAGAAGCATCATGATGCAGAACACCACAGAG ACAGAGAGCCGGGCACA AGTAATTCTCTGTTGGTCCCAGACAGTCTGCGGAGCACAGATAAACGCAGGAATGGCCCTGAATATACTAATGACATCAAAAAGAGAAAGGTGGATGATAAGGATTCCAGCCATTAT gacAGTGATGGGGACAAGAGTGACGATAACTTGGTTGTAGATGTTTCCAATGAG GATCCTTCTTCCCCGAGGGCAAGTCCCACTCATTCCCCACGTGAAAATGGTATAGAAAAAGCCCGCCTGCTAAAGAAAGATGCCTCGAGCAGTCCAGCATCTACAGCCTCTTCAGGAAGTTCCACTTCCCTCAAATCCAAAGAAATCAGTCTG CATGAAAAAGCCAGCACGCCTGTTCTGAAATCCAGCACACCAACTCCTCGAAGTGATGTGCCAACCCCCGGCACCAGTGCAACTCCAGGACTTCGTCCAGGCCTTGGCAAGCCTCCAACAATGGACCCCCTGGTTAACCAAGCTG CTGCAGGTTTGCGGACACCATTGGCAGTACCAGGACCATACCCTGCTCCATTTGGAATGGTACCTCATGCTGGCATGAATGGGGAGTTAACCAGTCCAGGGGCAGCTTATGCCAGTCTGCACAATATGTCACCCCAGatgagtgctgctgctgctgcagctgctgtggttgCCTATGGAAGATCTCCTATG gTTGGGTTTGATCCTCCTCCTCACATGAGAGTACCTGGCATCCCTCCAAATCTAGCAGGGATTCCTGGGGGAAAACC TGCCTATTCCTTTCACGTTACTGCAGATGGTCAGATGCAGCCAGTTCCTTTCCCTCCGGATGCCCTCATCGGCCCCGGAATCCCTCGCCATGCCCGTCAGATCAACACTCTGAACCACGGGGAAGTTGTGTGTGCAGTTACCATCAGCAACCCGACGAGACACGTGTACACGGGTGGGAAAGGGTGTGTGAAAGTCTGGGACATCAGCCACCCTGGCAACAAGAGCCCTGTCTCTCAGCTGGACTGCCTG AACAGAGATAACTACATCCGGTCTTGTAAATTGCTGCCTGATGGATGCACCCTCATAGTTGGTGGGGAAGCCAGCACATTATCCATATGGGACCTGGCAGCACCAACTCCTCGTATAAAAGCAGAACTGACAtcctcagcccctgcctgctATGCTCTGGCTATCAGCCCTGATTCCAAGGtgtgcttttcctgctgcagtgaTGGGAACATAGCAGTGTGGGATCTGCACAATCAGACATTGGTCAG ACAATTCCAGGGCCACACAGATGGAGCCAGCTGTATTGACATTTCTAATGATGGTACCAAGCTCTGGACAGGAGGTTTGGATAACACTGTCAGATCCTGGGATTTGAGAGAGGGCAGACAGCTACAGCAGCATGACTTCACATCTCAG atattttcccTTGGCTATTGTCCTACTGGTGAATGGCTAGCTGTGGGAATGGAGAGCAGCAATGTAGAAGTGCTACATGTAAATAAACCAGATAAATATCAACTGCACCTTCATGAAAGTTGTGTATTGTCGCTTAAGTTTGCTTACTGTG GTAAATGGTTTGTGAGTACTGGGAAAGATAACCTTCTTAATGCATGGAGAACTCCTTATGGAGCCAGTATCTTCCAG TCCAAAGAATCTTCGTCAGTGCTTAGCTGTGACATCTCTGTGGATGATAAGTACATAGTCACTGGCTCTGGAGACAAAAAGGCTACAGTCTATGAAGTtatctactga